A part of Dryobates pubescens isolate bDryPub1 chromosome 3, bDryPub1.pri, whole genome shotgun sequence genomic DNA contains:
- the CHRNA2 gene encoding neuronal acetylcholine receptor subunit alpha-2 — protein sequence MGQLSCGFIPLILWCSLTFQAASCLQEEPHGHAEERLFKHLFTGYNRWSRPVPNTSDVVIVKFGLSIAQLIDVDEKNQMMTTNVWLKQEWSDYKLRWDPADFDNVTSIRVPSEMIWIPDIVLYNNADGEFAVTHMTKAHLFSTGTVQWVPPAIYKSSCSIDVTYFPFDQQNCKMKFGSWTYDKAKIDLENMDHQVDLKDYWESGEWAIINAIGTYTSKKYDCCSEIYPDITFFFVIRRLPLFYTINLIIPCLLISCLTVLVFYLPSDCGEKITLCISVLLSLTVFLLLITEIIPSTSLVIPLIGEYLLFTMIFVTLSIIITVFVLNVHHRSPSTHTMPRWVRSFFLDFIPRWLFMKRPPAPPPPEGAAAGQYDLPGTRLSTSRCWLETDVDDKWEEEEEEEEEEEEEEEKTYPGRMPQGGSHGQAAQCRYNCGRQAGKASGGSAPRVSPKGKEEEEEVGSDGRLMLSPSILKALEGVHYIADHLRAEDTDFSVKEDWKYVAMVIDRIFLWMFIMVCLLGTVGLFLPPYLAGMI from the exons ATGGGGCAGCTGTCCTGTGGCTTCATCCCACTCATCTTGTGGTGCTCCCTCACCTTCCAGGCGG cctcctgcctgcaggaggagccCCACGGGCACGCCGAGGAGCGGCTCTTCAAGCACCTCTTCACCGGCTACAACCGCTGGTCGCGGCCGGTGCCCAACACCTCCGACGTGGTCATCGTGAAGTTTGGGCTCTCCATCGCGCAGCTGATCGACGTG GACGAGAAGAACCAGATGATGACCACGAATGTCTGGCTGAAGCAG GAGTGGAGTGACTACAAACTGCGCTGGGACCCAGCAGACTTTGACAATGTCACCTCCATCCGGGTGCCATCGGAGATGATCTGGATCCCTGATATTGTGCTCTACAACAA tgctgatggGGAGTTTGCTGTGACCCACATGACAAAGGCTCACCTCTTCTCCACCGGGACGGTGCAGTGGGTGCCCCCTGCCATCTacaagagctcctgcagcatcgACGTCACCTACTTCCCCTTCGACCAGCAGAACTGCAAGATGAAGTTCGGCTCCTGGACCTACGACAAGGCTAAGATCGACCTGGAGAACATGGATCACCAGGTGGACCTGAAGGATTACTGGGAGAGCGGCGAGTGGGCCATCATAAACGCCATCGGCACCTACACCTCCAAGAAGTACGACTGCTGCAGCGAGATCTACCCCGACATCACCTTCTTCTTCGTCATCCGCCGCCTCCCGCTCTTCTACACCATCAACCTCATCATCCCCTGCCTGCTCATCTCCTGCCTGACCGTGCTGGTCTTCTACCTGCCCTCCGACTGCGGGGAGAAGATCACCCTCTGCATCTCGGTCCTGCTGTCCCTCACCGTCTTCCTGCTGCTGATCACAGAGATCATCCCCTCCACCTCGCTGGTCATCCCCCTCATCGGCGAGTACCTCCTCTTCACCATGATCTTCGTCACGCTCTCCATCATCATCACCGTCTTTGTCCTCAACGTCCACCACcgctcccccagcacccacaccatGCCCCGCTGGGTGCGGAGCTTCTTCCTCGACTTCATCCCTCGCTGGCTCTTCATGAAGAGACCTCCGGCGCCGCCGCCTCCCGAGGGGGCCGCCGCGGGGCAGTACGACCTCCCGGGAACGCGGCTCAGCACCTCCCGCTGCTGGCTGGAGACCGACGTGGACGAcaagtgggaggaggaggaggaggaagaagaggaggaagaggaagaagaggagaagacatACCCCGGTCGCATGCCCCAGGGGGGTTCCCACGGCCAGGCCGCCCAGTGCCGCTACAATTGCGGGCGTCAAGCTGGGAAGGCATCAGGGGGCTCAGCCCCCCGAGTGTCCCccaaggggaaggaggaggaggaggaggtgggctCAGATGGAAGGTTGATGTTGTCCCCCAGCATCCTGAAGGCCCTGGAAGGAGTCCACTACATCGCAGACCACTTGCGAGCAGAGGACACTGACTTCTCG GTGAAGGAGGACTGGAAGTATGTGGCTATGGTGATCGACCGCATCTTCCTCTGGATGTTCATCATGGTCTGCTTGCTGGGCACTGTGGGGCTCTTCCTCCCACCCTACTTGGCAGGGATGATCTag